A window of Cryptomeria japonica chromosome 3, Sugi_1.0, whole genome shotgun sequence contains these coding sequences:
- the LOC131029611 gene encoding uncharacterized protein LOC131029611 isoform X2: MNHDPYNFQSNFATWDEKTRIVTSRRADRHFEKEGPIFCAALDGMTLPSFPKYEVRVRYATEHRCGVVVKGPKLSGNISGTDPLKDNRLLLEAAPLDDTEEAKHTAAVVNELSKEISRILTSHPLNKERSLQGKTIANVVLLRGCGIRIEVPSFEQKHNLWPCMVAPTKIIAGLGLSLGIDILEAPGATGDYRTLLTSKVKAIAKALSAPLEPPPHIFVPGKEDSKPGRSEGYDFGFLHIKAIDDAGHDKATMLKVKAFEAVDKAVGQLVRLLWQAERSGAAYYSLCITGDHSTPVEYGDHSYEPVPFTICHLKDFVNARGGESVIMETPLDSFNLPSVGDHNEGEKQTSLNSEDGNTNLHGCKPIAGDSVVKFDEIAAARGCLGRFQGSEMMKIIKLYLQLP, from the exons AGTAATTTTGCAACCTGGGATGAGAAAACAAGGATAGTAACAAGCAGGAGGGCAGATAGACATTTTGAAAAAGAGGGTCCAATATTTTGTGCAGCATTGGATGGAATGACGCTACCTTCCTTCCCAAAATATGAAGTTAGAGTGAG ATATGCAACAGAACACAGGTGTGGTGTGGTTGTAAAAGGGCCAAAATTAAGTGGGAATATTTCTGGCACAGATCCCTTAAAGGATAATCGACTATTGCTGGAGGCAGCTCCTTTAGACGACACAGAGGAAGCAAAGCATACAGCAGCAGTTGTAAATGAACTGTCAAAGGAGATTTCGAGGATTCTGACTTCACATCCACTGAATAAGGAACGATCTCTACAGGGAAAGACCATAGCTAATGTAGTGCTTTTGCGTGGTTGTGGTATTCGTATTGAG GTACCATCTTTTGAACAAAAGCATAACCTTTGGCCATGCATGGTAGCTCCTACCAAAATCATTGCTGGACTAGGGTTATCTCTGGGCATTGACATTCTTGAGGCACCTGGAGCCACTGGAGATTATCGTACACTTTTGACATCAAAGGTCAAAGCTATAGCCAAGGCGCTTTCTGCTCCATTGGAGCCTCCACCTCACATTTTTGTGCCTGGTAAGGAGGATTCTAAGCCTGGTCGTAGTGAAGGTTATGACTTTGGCTTCCTGCACATAAAG GCTATTGATGATGCTGGGCATGACAAGGCAACTATGCTGAAAGTAAAAGCTTTTGAAGCTGTAGATAAAGCAGTTGGTCAGTTGGTCCGGCTACTTTGGCAGGCAGAACGCAGTGGGGCTGCCTACTATTCTCTGTGTATCACAGGAGATCATTCAACTCCTGTTGAATATGGTGACCATAGTTACGAACCTGTACCTTTTACCATATGTCATCTGAAGGACTTTGTCAATGCAAGAGGTGGCGAGTCAGTTATCATGGAGACCCCACTTGATTCATTCAATCTTCCTTCTGTTGGTGACCATAATGAAGGTGAAAAGCAAACTTCTTTGAACAGTGAAGATGGTAATACTAATCTGCATGGGTGTAAACCTATTGCCGGCGATTCTGTTGTTAAATTTGATGAGATAGCTGCAGCTAGGGGATGTTTAGGTCGTTTTCAAGGAAgtgaaatgatgaaaattatcaagCTATACCTGCAACTACCGTGA